Proteins from a genomic interval of Stenotrophomonas maltophilia:
- a CDS encoding TetR/AcrR family transcriptional regulator → MSSPTSRKPSAKPAAKAAGPGRPKDLGKRAAILEAAKVLFIEQGYTGVSMDTIAAQAGVSKLTVYSHFGDKETLFSEAVQSKCIEMLPDALFVADADGPLRDQLIGIGLAFFELITSDAAISIQRMMMAPETDERLRELFWQAGPERTCEALADFLRARGERGELHIPDYYLAGQQFLTLVKGEVHMHMMCGMPLSPVECDPLAHVTASIDFFLRAYAPRGAGTAE, encoded by the coding sequence ATGAGTTCTCCCACTTCCCGCAAGCCGTCGGCCAAGCCCGCTGCCAAGGCCGCCGGACCCGGGCGCCCCAAGGATCTGGGCAAGCGCGCGGCGATCCTTGAAGCAGCCAAGGTACTGTTCATCGAACAGGGCTATACCGGCGTGAGCATGGACACCATCGCTGCTCAGGCGGGCGTCTCGAAGCTGACTGTGTACAGCCACTTCGGCGACAAGGAGACCCTGTTCTCCGAGGCCGTGCAGTCCAAGTGCATTGAAATGCTGCCCGACGCGCTGTTCGTGGCCGACGCGGACGGCCCGCTGCGCGACCAGCTGATCGGCATCGGCCTGGCCTTCTTCGAGCTGATCACCTCCGACGCGGCGATCTCGATCCAGCGCATGATGATGGCGCCGGAGACCGACGAACGCCTGCGCGAGCTGTTCTGGCAGGCCGGCCCGGAACGTACCTGCGAGGCCCTGGCCGATTTCCTGCGCGCGCGCGGCGAACGCGGCGAGCTGCACATCCCCGACTATTACCTGGCCGGCCAGCAGTTCCTGACCCTGGTGAAGGGCGAGGTGCACATGCATATGATGTGCGGCATGCCACTGTCACCGGTGGAGTGCGACCCTCTTGCCCATGTGACCGCCAGCATCGACTTCTTCCTGCGCGCCTATGCGCCGCGAGGGGCCGGGACGGCTGAATAA
- a CDS encoding protein-L-isoaspartate O-methyltransferase family protein has protein sequence MTIDYAHARELMVEQQIRPWDVLDIKVLDVLARLPREAFVADAHRALAYADVELPIGHGQKMMKPVIEGRTLQALDLQPGDEVLEIGTGSGFLAACIGALARDVLSLEIDPELAAAARARLDASGLGTNVRVEVADALSWQTERRFDVICVTGAVDVVPSQFASWLRPGGRLFVIHGRSPAMEALLVKADGSTESLFETDIDYLRGAAPAPQFHL, from the coding sequence ATGACGATTGATTACGCCCACGCCCGCGAACTGATGGTGGAACAGCAGATCCGTCCCTGGGACGTGCTGGACATCAAGGTGCTCGACGTCCTGGCCCGCCTGCCGCGCGAGGCCTTTGTCGCCGATGCACACCGGGCACTGGCCTACGCCGACGTCGAACTGCCGATCGGCCATGGCCAGAAGATGATGAAGCCGGTCATCGAGGGCCGTACCCTGCAGGCACTGGATCTGCAGCCGGGTGACGAAGTGCTGGAAATCGGCACCGGCAGCGGCTTCCTGGCCGCCTGCATCGGCGCGCTGGCGCGCGACGTGCTGAGCCTGGAGATCGATCCGGAACTGGCCGCCGCCGCGCGTGCCCGCCTGGACGCTTCCGGCCTGGGCACCAACGTCCGCGTGGAAGTGGCTGACGCCCTGTCCTGGCAGACCGAACGCCGCTTTGACGTGATCTGTGTCACTGGTGCGGTCGACGTGGTGCCGTCACAGTTCGCCTCGTGGCTGCGTCCGGGCGGTCGCCTGTTCGTGATCCACGGCCGCTCGCCGGCGATGGAGGCCCTGCTGGTCAAGGCCGACGGCAGCACCGAGTCCCTGTTCGAGACCGATATTGATTACCTGCGCGGTGCCGCCCCGGCACCCCAGTTCCACCTCTGA